CCATGAACCGACTCCCGGGATTGACTTCAACTGCTCGATCGAGGCCGAAGGATCAGGCCCAGGGCTCAGTGACACGTCCCCGTCGCAAACGGCCTTGGCCAGCGACAACAAGCACGCCGCTCGCGATCCAACCAGGCCGATCCCCGTCACGTCGTCGAGCTCTGCCTTAGCGATGCGCTCTGGCGTAGGAGTCAGACGTGTGAGTTCGGGAAAAGGGGTTTCGATCGCCTCGCCGAAACGCTCGGCGTACCGGCCAGCGAGCGTCGTGGCGGCTCTGACAGACACCTGCTGACCCAGCACAGCGCGGACGCCCAGTTCAAAGCCGTCGAACGCCCCCGGCACTCGCAGACCGGAATGTCTCCGGACCGACTCACCCAGGATCGGATCCCTGCCCAGGTGGTCGGCGATGACGTCGGGCCGGGCGTCGAGATCGAAGAGACCGCGGAGCCTTGCGAGAATCTGTGGCAAAACGCTCGCCAGCGTCATCGGAGTCTCGACGACGAGGGCGTGGCTATTCGAGCCTGGGGTCACCTTCAGCCAGCCTTTTCGACCACCCATGTCAATGGTTCTGAGATAGGCTTGACCCAGGACCGCTTCGACCCCTGCCACGGCGCGTGGAGCAAGGAAGCCGAGCATTTCGTCCCACTCGAAGGGCGGACGATACGACAGCGACAGGCAAATCGATTCCCCGGATACCGGTGGTCCTGACGACTTCCGAAGCTCGCTGGGCGTCAGTCGGTAGCGCTCTCGGAATAACGCGTTGAATCGCCGAATGCTGGCGAAGCCGCTCGCGAAAACGATGGA
The nucleotide sequence above comes from Paludisphaera rhizosphaerae. Encoded proteins:
- a CDS encoding AlkA N-terminal domain-containing protein, which codes for MLDPEACYRAISSRDRRFDGMLFVGVTSTGIYCRPICPARTPTRDRCRFFPSAAAAERERFRPCLRCRPELAPGAASVDAVDRTARMAASRIGETIGDAARTVEMLAEELGVGARHLRRILDRTLGVSPVELAQTQRLLLAKQLLTETRLPITSIVFASGFASIRRFNALFRERYRLTPSELRKSSGPPVSGESICLSLSYRPPFEWDEMLGFLAPRAVAGVEAVLGQAYLRTIDMGGRKGWLKVTPGSNSHALVVETPMTLASVLPQILARLRGLFDLDARPDVIADHLGRDPILGESVRRHSGLRVPGAFDGFELGVRAVLGQQVSVRAATTLAGRYAERFGEAIETPFPELTRLTPTPERIAKAELDDVTGIGLVGSRAACLLSLAKAVCDGDVSLSPGPDPSASIEQLKSIPGVGSWTANYIAMRCFRWPDAFPHGDLGLRKALGGCSPDELLETAEAWRPWRAYAAMHLWRASVMKQCVSIKETSE